In the genome of Myxococcota bacterium, the window CCGCCATAGCGACAAGCTGTCGGCGGAGGCGCTCGACCCGAGTCACCCGATCGCCGCGCGCCTGCGCGCGGACCTCGAGGCGCAGACCGCCGCCGACCTGGTCGAGGTCGTGGCCCGGCTGCGCGCCGACCCGGAGCTCGATCCCGCGCGCGTGTCGCTGGTCGGTGTGGGCCTCGGCGCGCGCCTGGCGCGCGGCTTCGCGGCGGGCGCGCACGGCCTCGCGGCCGTGGAGCTGCACCCCGAAGTGACTGCCGCCGAGGACGGCTGGCTGCGCGCGCTGGCCGAGCGCGTCGCGCCGGGCTAGCGGCGGTTCGGCGGGCCGAGCTCGAGCACGAGCAGCGTGCCGGCCGCGACCAGCCACGGCAGACACACGAACGAGAGACCGGGCACCGCGAACAGCACGAGCGCGAAGCCCCCGAACGAGAGCATCTCGAGGCTGTGACTCGTGAGCCAGCGCCGGCGCGCGGCGAACGAGACCTCGCGCCGGTCGAGCGCGAAGCCCGTGTAGGCCAGCGGCAGGAAGAGCGCGGCGAAGCCCAGCCCCGCCGCGGCCGCGAACGGCTGCAGGCCCGGCACGAGCCCGGCCGCGAGCAGCAGCCCTTCGACCGCCAGGAAGAACGCGAAGCGCTGGCCCTCGGCGACGACCGCGCGCAGCGAACGGCGCAGCGCGGCCCGGGCCCCGCGCGGCGCCTCGAACGGCCGCTCCGCGGCGAGTCTCTCGACCCGCTCGGACAAGACGTCGAGAAACGGCGCGGCGATCACTCCGCCCAGCAGGGTGAAGCCGAAGTAGAGCGCGACGCCGAAGGCCGCGATCAAGAACAGCTTCACCAG includes:
- a CDS encoding EI24 domain-containing protein, with amino-acid sequence MSWAAPRVLRRAALMLRRERSLWPWIAVPFALNLAAFAAAASLFFAHLGALAEPLQRWLEVPTPSHWWGYLVAGPLWLLAALVKLFLIAAFGVALYFGFTLLGGVIAAPFLDVLSERVERLAAERPFEAPRGARAALRRSLRAVVAEGQRFAFFLAVEGLLLAAGLVPGLQPFAAAAGLGFAALFLPLAYTGFALDRREVSFAARRRWLTSHSLEMLSFGGFALVLFAVPGLSFVCLPWLVAAGTLLVLELGPPNRR